The Lycium ferocissimum isolate CSIRO_LF1 chromosome 10, AGI_CSIRO_Lferr_CH_V1, whole genome shotgun sequence genome window below encodes:
- the LOC132034245 gene encoding proteinase inhibitor type-2 TR8-like, producing MDVYKVSYLVLLLLFGIILLVSNVEQVEAETCSKKCDERIYYEICPGVIRDICINCCEGKLGCDYFSGRGDLVCKGSKTDTSKAEDDKLEGCNYISELETVRCMEPDAVQKFKRLLYQ from the exons ATGGATGTTTACAAAGTTAGTTACCTTGTTCTCCTCCTTTTATTTG GAATAATTCTGCTTGTCAGTAATGTCGAACAAGTAGAAGCCGAGACTTGCTCCAAAAAATGTGATGAGAGAATTTACTATGAGATTTGCCCAGGAGTAATTCGTGACATATGCATTAACTGTTGCGAAGGGAAATTGGGTTGTGATTATTTTAGTGGTAGGGGAGATCTTGTTTGTAAAGGATCGAAAACAGACACAAGCAAAGCGGAGGATGATAAGCTAGAAGGATGTAACTATATCAGTGAATTAGAAACTGTCCGTTGTATGGAGCCAGATGCTGTCCAAAAATTCAAGAGGTTACTATATCAGTGA